In Candidatus Manganitrophus noduliformans, the genomic stretch CGCTCCTCTCCCAGACCCCAACGGACGGTCCCGCCGGGGCTGCAACGCCAGGCGATCACCGCCGATTGGGAAGAGACCCAAGCGAGGTAGGGCTGCCGGGGAGAGGCGCTGCAGGCGATCCCTTTCGGAAGAAGGGAGGAGACCGTGACCGCCGCCTCCCCTTTCAGAGAGGGATCGGATCGGCCGGTCGCCGTCACATGGTAGGTTCCCGCCGCCGTCGGGGCGGTGTACTCCCCTTCTTCCGTAATGGCGCCGCCTTCTTGCTCCCGAACACTCCAGAAGAAGGTCTTGTCGGGGGTCTCCGTGACCTCCGCGGAAAAGCGCGCCTTCCCGCCAGGGCCGAGAAACCGGGCGGCCGGCTGAACCCGGATCGCCCCCTGCGAGATCACCGTTACCTCCGTTGCAGCCCATCGCGCTTCATCGCTCCGGGAGGTTGCAATCAGATGATAGGTGCCGGGCCGGGCGGGGGCGGTATAGATCCCGTCGTTCGTAATCGATCCCCCCGCCTCCCCTTCCTCAATACGCCACGCGACATCCGACTCGATCCCCTCCGAATCGGGGAGGGTGTCGGTCGCCGAAAAATGCTGCTGTCCGCCGACCGGCAGACGGGCCCCCTCCGGTTGGATCGAGAGCGATCCCGGCGACGCGGGAAGATCTTCGGCCGGCGTATTGACGGGGGGGGCGGAGGGAAGCGCTGCGGAGGGAACGCTTTCTTCTTCTCCTCCTGCTCCCCCCCCTCCCCCGCACCCGACGACGAGGAAGAGCGCCGCAACGATGGAAAGGATTGACATGAACCGTGCGTTGGATAAAAACCTGCTTCTTTCTTTCAAATCTAAATACATCCTAAATCCCAGATAAAATCATTTTATAAAAATGGAGCGTCCTGAGAAGGACGCTCCAGAATGGACCGGATCGAGCCGCCGAGAAGGGAGATCCCCTCCCCGGCGGGGACGCCGTCGGTCATGCCCTCTTTTTCCCGATTCTTCTCCAGAGGGAGCCCCAGAAGGGGGAGGAGAAGATCAAGAGGAACGGAATCGCCTGGCGGAAATCGGTCGGCCCGGCGGTCCGGTTCAGGCTGCATCCCCCTCCGCCACCCCCCCCGCCGGAGGAATCGTCCTTGATTGCCGTGGTCGCATTCGGGCCGACATTGTCCGAAAACGCTCCGGCGCCGGGGGTGGTGCGGGCGATCCGCGCGGCCATTTTTTCGCGGGCTTCATAGAGATCGAGCGGCTCCCGGTTCCAGGTATAGGTGTTGGTGACCATGCTCGCCACCTGTTCGTCGGCAAAGGAGCCTTCGCCCATGCTTTTGAGAAGATGCAGGTATTCGTAATCCTCCATCCCCTCCCGGAGCAACTTCAGGCGGATCGACTCGACCGGGATATGGGTTTTGCCGCCGATCTTGCTCGGCCGTCCGGGATAATAGAGGGTGCCGTCGCCGTTTCCGCCGAAGAAGAATTGGTTGGCCCAGGCGTCTCCTTCGCCGAAAGCGTAGATCATGTCATAATAAAGCTCCCCCTGGATGTTGTATTTGTAGCTCATCCACTGCATGATCCGGCTGAACATCGCCGGCAGATCGATCATGAAGCTCGGCCAGTCCATATGATATCCTTCCCGGTCGAACCGCTCTCCCCCCATAATCCCGCAGCCGTGGCTGCCGCAGGCCTGATACCACCAGACCTCCGGGCCGTACTTGTTTCTCTGGTTCCCGACGGTGGCCGCGCCGCCGGGGACTTCGCTCCCCGGCTCCCGCCCGTTCGGCTTGTTGTCCATGAACCGGATCGTCGGGATAAAGAGATCGATCACATCGGCGACCCCCCCTTCGGCGGCGCTCTGGACGCTGGTGGTTACGGAGGATCGCAGATCCGGATCGGCCTGGTGGAGCGCGTCGGCCCGCCGCCGGATGGCGGCCCAGTCGGCCGCTTTCTTCGGCTCGTCAAAGGTGTACTGGAAGAGCCGGTCGAACCATCCTTTCGATTTGAAGTGCTGCGCGTATTCCCGCAGAAAGGGGACATCTTCCCTATGATTAAAGTCGCGCGTCTGGATGGTCGTCTGCTTGGCGCCGGGAAGTTTTCCGCCGGGGAGGGAGACGGTCCCGTCCAGGAAAGGACCGAACGCGGTATCGAACGGCGCCCAATTGATCTTCCCCCCGCTCATTCCCCCCATCGCTTCGGGCGAGAGGAGATAGTTGTCCGAAATCCGGTGGAGGAGATTGGCTTTGGCATACATCTGGCTGAGCGCCACCGAGGCGCCGCCGGAGAGGCCGTGGCCGGGCGCGAGGAGGCGGTGGTCGATCGAGTAGGCCGACTTCAGCGTGGAGACCGACGGCAGGGCGAAATCCCAGACGGTCAGCTCGATCGGGACAACCAGGGGGGTCTGTCCGGTCGCCGTGACGGTGGCGGAGCCGCTGTAGACGCCGGCGGCGGCCGTGGGGGGAATATAAATTTCGATCCAGACCGGCTGGTTCCTTCCGGCGGCCACGTTGAATGGGAAGGCGTTGCGCACCTCGCCGACGTATTCATCTTTTTTCGGAATCAGCGCATCGGGCCACTCTCCCGTTCCCCCCTGGAGGGTCGAGGCGGTCTTTACATTGATGTAAGCCGCTTTGTAGATCATGACGCGATCGGTCGGGATCGTGTTGCCGCGGCCGTCGGCCAGATCGCTCACGGTTACATCGACACCCGAAAGAGGGCCGCTGCCCGCCGTCACCACCAGTTGGAACGATTCGAATTCATTTCGCGCCCCCTTCACGGTTGCGGAGAGCTGATCGGTTTTTGGGGGGGTATTGGGACGGATCTTCACGGTCGCATGATCGGTCCAGACGGTCATGGCGTTGGCCGCAGCGGACATCGCGAATAGAACAATAAAAAGGTGAAATACAATGCGGATGGGCGAAAAGCGCTTCTTTGTTTCCATATTTCCTCCGGTCGATGGCAATCGATTTCAAGGCGATAATGCCTGAATTTAAAAACAGGCGACCCTGGCGTGATCGAGGTGGCAGCCTCTCTCCCAGTTAGACAGAGAGGTCCGTTTTGAAGAGGCGTCCCTTCTCAGCGAGAAAGAACGCCTTTCACGGGGGTGGTTCGCTTTTTTTTGACGAGATATTGAGGGGGAAAAAATGAGTGGATCGATTGAAAGGTCCATTGAATCATCAATTGAATCGTCATGGGCTGCATTTCTCCATGGAGGACTCGATGAGGGCTCGGATGGTCGGCACCAGGGTGCGGACCATCTCCTCTTTGGCCAGAAAGGTCACGCCGAGCGTCTTCGCCTGCCGAACGAGTGTGGGATTCTCAGGGATCGTCAACGCCAGCAATCGGCTCTCCGGCGCCTGCGTTTTGAATTCTTTCCAGATCTTCGTCGCTTGTCTCCCTGAAGAGGCAAAATTAACGAGAATAATGTCGGGTTTGAACATCTCCAGGGCCATGATCGCCTCGGCTTCGCTTCTCGCCTCCCAGACAATTTCGATCTCCGGGGCGGTCCTCAGGAGACGCCGGAAGACCTGGATGATCCCTTCGTACTCCTCGACGATGAGCACTTTGATCTTTTTCAAACGAACCTCGTGACGTGGCAACCGCTTGCCCTAATCGGTTTGCAAGCCTACCAGATCTGGTTCAAATGACCATTGGGAAACGGCCCTAATTGACCTGAAAAAAGAGATGGATTGAGTGGCGGAGAAGGATGAAAAAGGATGGGGGAGTGACCCGAAAAATGCCGGGGAAATATGGAGGATAAATGGAAAGGGGGGAGCGGAAAGCCAGGCGCTTATCGATTCGCGCTCAATTAAGTGATCCGCGATTCATCTTCTGAAGCGCTCTTCTTGTTTGCCCAGGGGGAGTCGGCGAGCCAGCCGAGGAGATCGGCCGGCGAGACCGGCCGGCTGATGTAGTAACCCTGCGCCGCATCGCACCCCCAGGCGACCAGCCGGTCGTAAATTTCCTGCGTCTCAATTCCCTCTGCGACGACCTTCAGACCGAGATTGTGGGCGAGATCGATCGTCGATCGGACGATCATCGCATCGTCTTTTTCGACCGCCATCTCTTTCACGAACGATTTATCGATCTTGATCTCATCGACCGGAAGTTTCTTGAGGTACCCCAAGGACGAGTAGCCGGTGCCGAAGTCGTCGATGGAAAGATGGACCTCCATCTTGCTCAGTTGATTCAAAATTTCCATCGCGCGGGTCGGATCGGCCATGATGACGCTTTCGGTGATCTCAAGATGGAGCCATCCCGGTCCGAGGTCGTAGGCATGGAGCAGGCGCGCGACCTGATCGGGGAGCTGGGGGTCTTGCAGATTCCGGGCGGAAAGGTTGACCGCTACCGATAACTTCAATCCGGCTTGGTGCCAGGCATGGCACTGCGAGAGCGCCGCCTTGAGGACCCAGAGGGTCAGCGGTTTGATCAGCCCCCCCTGCTCCGAAAGGGGGATAAATTGATCGGGAGGGACGGTTCCGCGGGAGGGATGTTGCCATCGGACCAACGCCTCCACCCCGATGATCGACCGGCTCCGAAGATCAACCTTCGGCTGGTATTGCAGAAAAAGCTCGTTTCGATCGATGGCATGGCGCAGGTCCCCCATCAAGATCAGATGGCTTGAATTGTGCCGCTCGTGCTGCGGGGAGTAGACGGCATATCCCGTGCTCTGCTGCTTCGCTTCGTACATCGCCATGTCGGCCCGGCGCAGGAGCGTATTGGCATCGTCTCCATGCTCCGGGAAGAGGGAAATTCCGATGCTCGTCCCCACCTCGAGCGACAGGCAGTCAACAACGAACGGGGTTAAAAAATGTCTCAAAATCTTTTCCGCGGCCAGGATCGCCCCGTCGAGACCGATCGAGAGCAAAAGAACGGCAAATTCATCTCCTCCCAGCCGGGCGACCGTATCCGATTCACGAAGGACCTCCCGCAGGCGGGGCCCCACCTGCTGCAGCACCAGGTCGCCGTAGTGATGGCCCAGGATGTTATTGATCTCTTTAAACCGGTCGAGATCCATGACGAGAAGGGCGAGCGTTCTTTTGTCGCGCCGCGCCGCGAGGATCGCCTGCTGGAGGCGATCCTGAAGGAGGGTCCGGTTGGGCAGGTCGGTCAACGTATCGTAGTAGGCGAGATGCTGGATGGCCCGCTCGGTCCGTTTCTGTTCCTGCCGCAGCTCCGCCTCTTTCAGCTCCCGCGCCACCGCCGGAACCAGCCGCGATAAATTTCCCTTCAGGATAAAGTCATGGGCGCCCGCCTTCATCGTCGCCACGGCGGTCTCTTCCCCCTGGGAGCCGGTCACGATAATGCAAGGAAGATCGATTCCGCTCTCTCTCAAAACGGCCAGAACGACCGGCGCGCTGAAATCAGGCATATTGTAATCGGTGATGACAAGATCCCAGCTCTGTTTTCGAAGCGCGGCCCGCATGGCGGACTCCGTGTCGACCCGCTCGGAGTTTACCTGATAGCCGCCGCGTTCCAGCTCGCGGATCAGGAGCAATTTGTCTTCTTCCGAGTCTTCGATGAACAAGACCCGCAGGGGGCTTGGCATAATGGTGACCTCTTTATTCAGCGGCGCTTCATTCAAATAAAAGGAAGCCGACGGTCCTCATTGGCGCACCGCGCCAAAAGTGTCGCTCGACCAGATCCAGATTCTCCTTATGAAGGATCAGCAAATGATATCAGGAGGTATGTTGGAGCGGTTGAAGCGTGGCGTTTGCGGCCGGGAATTGAACTTTAGTATATCGTCCGGTTTTTCTACTGTCAATGAAGGGAAGCCTGGAGAGAACCCGTCGATAAAGGGATCAAGCGGGACGCGGCCGGGCAAGGGAGGGTTCAACATGTTGAACCCCACAGAAGATCTAACCGCCTGACTTGGCATCGAACCGGTATCAAGCCGCCTTGGGTTGAAGCCGCCGCTGATACGCTTCCGTCGTGACAAGCTCTCTGAACTTGGTCAGGGGGATCGCCCAGCGCTTCTCCAGCGCCGGGATGTCGACGTTGTAGCCGACTTCGTTGAACCAGCGATACATCATCGCCGCATCTTGTCCGAGCTGCTGCTCCGCCTGATCGATCGGAAGTTGTTCATACCGAATCGGCGCGCCGATTTCCTTCCCCAAAAGTCCAAGCGCTTCGGGCATCGTCAGCGCGTCGCCCGCCAGATCGATCTCCTCCCTCAGGAACTCCTTCGGCCGGAGGAAGGCGGCCGCCGCGAAGGCGCCGAGATCGTCCAGCGCGATCATCTGGAGCGTTCGGTCGGGGGCGAGGGGAAGAACCACCTTTCTCTGTCGAATCGCAGGGAGCATCCAGGGGGCGGTGAAGTTCTCCATGAAGAAGACCGGCCGGAGGATCGTCGCCGGAAGACCGCTCTCCCGGAGATGCTGCTCGATCCGTCGCTTCGTATCGAAATGAGGAATCCCGGTTTTTTTATTCGCGCTTCCGACAGAGCTGAAGACCAGATGGGCGACCCCCGCCGCTTGAGCGGCATCCACCATCTCGATCCCCTGCCGAACCTCCGCTTCCAGTCCCGCCTCAAAAGGGGTCGTGACGAGGAAGACCCTTCGCACCCCCCGCAAGGCCGGCTTGAGCGATGCCTTGTCGGTGAGATCGCCGGCCGCCACCTCGGCCCCCAACTTCTTCAATGCATCGGCTTTGGCAGGGTGCCGAGTCAGCGCGCGGACCCTTTCTCCCTGCTGCAATAGATACCGCGCCACAATCCCTCCCTGCTGCCCCGTCGCCCCTGTGACAAGAATCGGTCCTTCCGCCATGGTTGCCTCCATGAATATTCGACTTATCTTTCGGACTTCGGATGAATGGCTTAAGGCGCTTCCGCCGGAACCACCTCCAGCCGCTGCCGCTCGATCCCGCGCAGAACCGCCAGGGTCGCCTTGTTGCCGATCGGCCACTCCGCCAGAAATCGGTGGAGATCATCGACACTCATGACGATCCGCTCGTTGATCGAAAGAATCAGATCCCCTTCGCGAAGGCCGGCCCGCGCGCCCGGCCCGCTCGGTTCGACGGAGATCACCTCCACGGCATGGGACTGATTTAAGTGGAGGGCCCGTGTCAGCCGTCGGTCCAGCGGTCGTTGCTGGCCGCCGATCGCCAGGAGGCCGCGCCGGACGCGGCCGTGCCGGAGCAGCTGCGGGATGACCCACTTCGCGGTGTCGATCGGAACAGAAAAACTGATTCCCTGCGCCATCCGGATGATCGCCGTATTGACCCCGATCACACGGCCGCGCGAGTCGACCAGCGGCCCCCCGGAATTGCCCGGATTGAGCGGAACGTCGGTCTGGATGATCTCTTCGATCAAACGTCCGCTCACGCCGCGCAGCGATCTTCCCAGGGCGCTCACGACCCCGGTCGAAACGGTCGATTGGAATCCCAACGGGTTTCCGATGGCGATGACGAGCTGGCCGACCCGCAGCGAACGGGAGTCGCCGAAAGAAGCGTAGGGAAGGCCGAAGGCGTCGATCCGGATCACCGCCAGATCGGTCGAGGGGTCTTCACCGACGAGGGTCGCCCCGAATTTGCGGCCGTCGGTCATCATCACCTCCAACCGGCTTGCCTTGTGGACCACATGGCTGTTGGTCAAAATGTAACCGTCCGGCGTGAAGATCACCCCGGAGCCGGCCCCGGTCATCTCCAATTTCAGGCCTCGAGCCGATCCGCCGATCATCACGCTCACCACGGCGGGTCCGACCCCGTCGACGACGTTGATCACCGCCCGCGAATAGGCATCGAGCAGCTCCAGATCGGAGCGCTCCACCGGGTCGGCGGCGGAACTCTCGGCCCCGGCCACATCCTTCTCTCTCACCGTTCCATCCTCGGTTTTTTCATATTCGTCGGCGACAATTTCTTCTGTCTCAATCATCTTATCCTCCTTCTTCTGAAGGGGTCAATGTGAAGCGCTCTTAAATTTGGAATTTACGGCGCGCTTTGCGGATTCATCTCCCAAATGAGGATCTCCGCGCCGGAGGCCAGATCGGCCGTGACGGCGGGTGTCCCGGCGGCGGTCAGCCGGACCGCATCCCCTTTTTCGAGCCTCCCCGCCCCTTCCAACGTCACCGCTCCCTTTGGAACAAAGAGGTGAAGATAGGGGGCCTCCGGAAGGCGGACCGACTCTCCCGGTTTGAGCCTCCCTCCCCAGAGGACCGCTCCCTTTTGACCGATCCGGATCGCCGCCTGGTGTCCCCGACCCGATGCGATCGGGACCAGCCCGCCGCGATCGAGCTCGCGATTGATGTCGAGCTGTTCATACGACGGATCGATCGCCTCGGTGTCGGGAAGAACCCACATCTGGACGAAATGAACTTCGCGATCGCCGCTCGGGTTCATTTCTGAATGCCAGATCCCCCGCCCCGCGCTCATCCGCTGCGCCAGCCCCGGATAGATGATCCCGGCATTCCCGAGGGTGTCTTTGTGCTCCAGCTCGCCGTCGAGCACCCAGGTGACGATCTCCATGTCTTGATGCGGATGGGTCTGAAAGCCGGTGCCGGGCCGGACGATGTCGTCGTTATTGACCAAGAGCAGCCCATGGTGGGTGTTCTTCGGATCGTAATGATGGCCGAAGCTGAAGCTGTGGCGAGACTCAAGCCAGGGGATCTCGGTCTGAAATCGCTCTTTGCTCCGTCGAATATCGATGTTTGTTCGAATCATTTTTTCCCTCCTTGGGGGCGGGAGGCGTCGCATCCTTGCCTCCTGCTCCCGTTCGGATCTCTCCATCCGATCCCTTCCCCAATTTTTTGCAGAGCCGGCCGAGCGCCTTCTGTTCGCTTTCGGTCAACACTTGCATCTCCCGGACCAGGGCCTCCAGATGTTTCGGAAAGATCTTCTGAATCAGTTGTCGTCCCTCCTTGGTCAGGTGGAGGGTGATAAATCGGCGATCTTCTCCCCGCTCCCGCCGGACGAGCCCACTTCGCTCCAGATTATCGACGACCATGGTGATGTTGCCGCCGCTCCGGAGGAGTTTCCTCCCCAGCTCGCTCTGGCAGAGCGGCCCGAGATGAAGCAGCACCTCCAGGGCGCCGAACTGGCCGGAGGTCAGCCCGGTGGAAGCGAGGATCGGGCTCAAGCGGGAGCTGAGCGAATCGGCCGCCCGCATCAATTTGATAAAGGTGTCGAGGGCGGTGACTTCTTCCCGTGTTCCGCGATAGTGTGTTCCCATGAACCGCCAGACCAGTGTTTTAAATTTGAATCATTTAATATTGAAGTATCAATGAATATAAATCGCCCCGTTCCGGTTGTCAAGGGGCGAGGCTGCTTCACGATATTTAGTGTTTAGAATGTATGAGGGGCGACCCGATGGGTCGCCCGAGGCGGGAAGGGCAAGTCACCACTTGCCCCTACGGCAAACCGATTTTCCTTCGACATCTCGCAAAGAAAGGGGTTGACAGAAGAGGTCATTAGACGTATTATTCATTTATAATTGTACGTCAGAAAGGAGACAGGCGTTGCAGACGAAATTGACGCTTCGTTTAGACAAAACACTCATCAGAAAAGCAAAAATCTGGGCGAAGAAGCGGGATATTTCGTTGTCGCAAGCGGTGGCCGAATTCTTCTCTCAGGTTGCGGAGGAAGAAAAGGGGAAAACCCCCGAACTGAGTCCCTGGACCCGCCGGCTCTCGGGAGCGGCTTCCGGAAAGGGGAAGCCTCCTACAGACGAGGAAATCCGGCGGGAGCGGCTGGAGGCGCTTGAGGCCAAACACCGATGAGGCGCGTCCTCTACGATGTGAATGTCATCCTGGATGTTCTGTTGAATCGCGAGCCGCATTATGGCGCCTCGGCCGGCGCGCTGGAGGCCGTGGCGCGAGGGAAAGTGGAAGGCTACATCGCGGGCCACGCCATTACCACCATTGCTTATTTATTGCAGCGGCAGCTCGGTTCGTCCGGAAGCCTCGCGGTTCTCAATGAGCTTCTCTCAAAAATGAAGATCGCGCCTGTCACCGACTCCTCCATCCGGCGAGCCCTGATCAGCAAGATCAAAGACTTCGAAGACGCAGTCTCCCACGCGGCGGCCGAAGAGGCCGGCATGACGCTGATCGTGACCCGAAACGTGCGCGATTTCTCAAAGGGAACCATTCCGGCCGTGCTGCCGGAGACCTTCCATATCGAGTAGCCCCTACGGCCTCATTTAGATCCCCGCTTTGATTTCAGCAAAAAGCCGCTCCGCCCGCCTGAGATCGTCCGAGGAAAAGGCCTTTCCCCCAAACCGTACCTCGCAGTAAAGCGCGGTCAACTTTCGGACGGCGTCAATCGGCCATCCTTCTTTTCCTCTGACTGTCTCGACGAATTCCAGCGGCGTTTGATCTTCCCGTTTCCGAAGTCCCCGCTTCTCCAACAGCCGAAGCATCCGCCCGTAGATCACCGTCGCCCCGCGCTTCGGCGATTTTCTTCGGATCGATCCGCCCCATCCCCATCCGCTTCGGTAAAGAAGCGCCATTAAGACGACCACGGCCCCTCCCAAGACGAGGCCGAGGACCGGAACTTTCTCGATCGATTGCCGGGCGCGGAAGAGCCACACGCCGATCCCTTCCGAAAAACGGCCCACTTGACTGCGCGTCCCCTCCAGAAGGGCGAACTGATCGCGGAGAGAATACCGGACGATATACCGCTCCCACTTCATCTGCATCCAATCGACATACGCCGCCATCGCCGTCCAGGGGCTCTCGACTTTTTGGCCGACCGACGGCGTCGGATCGAAGGGGAGCCACCGTCCTCCCGGAAAATAAACCTCCACCCAGGCGTGGGCGTCGCTCTGGCGAATCAAGTAATACTTTCCGAATTCGTTCCACTCCCCCGGCAAAAATCCGGTGACCAAACGCGAAGCGATTCCGACGCTTCGCAGCATCATCACCATCGCCGAAGCGTAATATTCGCAGTAGCCTTTCTTTTGGAAAAAGAGAAAATCCTCGAGCGGGGGGCGATCCGAAGGGGCCACTTCCAATGTGTAGGTATACTCCGTCCGAAGATGACGCTCGATCGCCCGCACCTTCTCGAAAACCGTCGGAAAAGGATCGGCGATCTCGTGCGCCAACGCCACGATGCGCGGATCGATTCCGCCGGAGAGGTAATATTCCCGAACGTCGGAAGGGTAGTCGATCCGCGCGGCCGATTGGTCTCTCTCGGACGGAAACGCGTGGACCGCCGTGATCTCATATTCTATCCGCTGGCGGGGAACCGCTGGAAGGTAGAGGCTCCCCGGCTGATCCCGCAACAGGGAGGGGAAATTTCCCCGAACGGCCGTCGGCGATCCGACGGTAAAAAGAACGGTGGTGTCGATCGGCTCCAGGAGAATCGTCTCCTGAAAAGGATCGGAGGGGGAAGGCTCCGGACCGATTTCGAAGCCGCGATCGAAGCGTTTCGGAAGCGCGGCCTTCCGATTGAACGTGTTCTTCCAGGCCTTCCCGTCATAGGCGTCGAACGACATCCCGCGCAGATAGGGGGGCCGATCTTTCTCCCCGCCGGAAGGGATCACCCGCATCACCAGGGAGAGGTCCCGTATCACCGGGCCCATCGAGCCGAGATCGACCTTCTCGGAAAATCCCGAAATTTTCTGAGGGGAGGCCTGCCCCGTCTGAAAAAGGCCGATCCCGATCCGGGGGATGAGAAAGAAAATCAGCAGCGTCGGCAACAGCGCCCCGACCGAAAGGAGATGAATCGACATCATCAGAGGAAAAGGAACGACCGACCGGAAGGAGCGGGCCGGCATGGCCGGAAGGCGCGACTCCTCTTGCTTCTTCAAGTGTTGGACGACCAGTCCCCAGATCAAAAGGGCG encodes the following:
- a CDS encoding DUF4091 domain-containing protein; the protein is METKKRFSPIRIVFHLFIVLFAMSAAANAMTVWTDHATVKIRPNTPPKTDQLSATVKGARNEFESFQLVVTAGSGPLSGVDVTVSDLADGRGNTIPTDRVMIYKAAYINVKTASTLQGGTGEWPDALIPKKDEYVGEVRNAFPFNVAAGRNQPVWIEIYIPPTAAAGVYSGSATVTATGQTPLVVPIELTVWDFALPSVSTLKSAYSIDHRLLAPGHGLSGGASVALSQMYAKANLLHRISDNYLLSPEAMGGMSGGKINWAPFDTAFGPFLDGTVSLPGGKLPGAKQTTIQTRDFNHREDVPFLREYAQHFKSKGWFDRLFQYTFDEPKKAADWAAIRRRADALHQADPDLRSSVTTSVQSAAEGGVADVIDLFIPTIRFMDNKPNGREPGSEVPGGAATVGNQRNKYGPEVWWYQACGSHGCGIMGGERFDREGYHMDWPSFMIDLPAMFSRIMQWMSYKYNIQGELYYDMIYAFGEGDAWANQFFFGGNGDGTLYYPGRPSKIGGKTHIPVESIRLKLLREGMEDYEYLHLLKSMGEGSFADEQVASMVTNTYTWNREPLDLYEAREKMAARIARTTPGAGAFSDNVGPNATTAIKDDSSGGGGGGGGCSLNRTAGPTDFRQAIPFLLIFSSPFWGSLWRRIGKKRA
- a CDS encoding response regulator; this encodes MKKIKVLIVEEYEGIIQVFRRLLRTAPEIEIVWEARSEAEAIMALEMFKPDIILVNFASSGRQATKIWKEFKTQAPESRLLALTIPENPTLVRQAKTLGVTFLAKEEMVRTLVPTIRALIESSMEKCSP
- a CDS encoding EAL domain-containing protein, whose translation is MPSPLRVLFIEDSEEDKLLLIRELERGGYQVNSERVDTESAMRAALRKQSWDLVITDYNMPDFSAPVVLAVLRESGIDLPCIIVTGSQGEETAVATMKAGAHDFILKGNLSRLVPAVARELKEAELRQEQKRTERAIQHLAYYDTLTDLPNRTLLQDRLQQAILAARRDKRTLALLVMDLDRFKEINNILGHHYGDLVLQQVGPRLREVLRESDTVARLGGDEFAVLLLSIGLDGAILAAEKILRHFLTPFVVDCLSLEVGTSIGISLFPEHGDDANTLLRRADMAMYEAKQQSTGYAVYSPQHERHNSSHLILMGDLRHAIDRNELFLQYQPKVDLRSRSIIGVEALVRWQHPSRGTVPPDQFIPLSEQGGLIKPLTLWVLKAALSQCHAWHQAGLKLSVAVNLSARNLQDPQLPDQVARLLHAYDLGPGWLHLEITESVIMADPTRAMEILNQLSKMEVHLSIDDFGTGYSSLGYLKKLPVDEIKIDKSFVKEMAVEKDDAMIVRSTIDLAHNLGLKVVAEGIETQEIYDRLVAWGCDAAQGYYISRPVSPADLLGWLADSPWANKKSASEDESRIT
- a CDS encoding NmrA/HSCARG family protein, with product MAEGPILVTGATGQQGGIVARYLLQQGERVRALTRHPAKADALKKLGAEVAAGDLTDKASLKPALRGVRRVFLVTTPFEAGLEAEVRQGIEMVDAAQAAGVAHLVFSSVGSANKKTGIPHFDTKRRIEQHLRESGLPATILRPVFFMENFTAPWMLPAIRQRKVVLPLAPDRTLQMIALDDLGAFAAAAFLRPKEFLREEIDLAGDALTMPEALGLLGKEIGAPIRYEQLPIDQAEQQLGQDAAMMYRWFNEVGYNVDIPALEKRWAIPLTKFRELVTTEAYQRRLQPKAA
- a CDS encoding S1C family serine protease; this translates as MIETEEIVADEYEKTEDGTVREKDVAGAESSAADPVERSDLELLDAYSRAVINVVDGVGPAVVSVMIGGSARGLKLEMTGAGSGVIFTPDGYILTNSHVVHKASRLEVMMTDGRKFGATLVGEDPSTDLAVIRIDAFGLPYASFGDSRSLRVGQLVIAIGNPLGFQSTVSTGVVSALGRSLRGVSGRLIEEIIQTDVPLNPGNSGGPLVDSRGRVIGVNTAIIRMAQGISFSVPIDTAKWVIPQLLRHGRVRRGLLAIGGQQRPLDRRLTRALHLNQSHAVEVISVEPSGPGARAGLREGDLILSINERIVMSVDDLHRFLAEWPIGNKATLAVLRGIERQRLEVVPAEAP
- a CDS encoding pirin family protein, translated to MIRTNIDIRRSKERFQTEIPWLESRHSFSFGHHYDPKNTHHGLLLVNNDDIVRPGTGFQTHPHQDMEIVTWVLDGELEHKDTLGNAGIIYPGLAQRMSAGRGIWHSEMNPSGDREVHFVQMWVLPDTEAIDPSYEQLDINRELDRGGLVPIASGRGHQAAIRIGQKGAVLWGGRLKPGESVRLPEAPYLHLFVPKGAVTLEGAGRLEKGDAVRLTAAGTPAVTADLASGAEILIWEMNPQSAP
- a CDS encoding MarR family winged helix-turn-helix transcriptional regulator codes for the protein MGTHYRGTREEVTALDTFIKLMRAADSLSSRLSPILASTGLTSGQFGALEVLLHLGPLCQSELGRKLLRSGGNITMVVDNLERSGLVRRERGEDRRFITLHLTKEGRQLIQKIFPKHLEALVREMQVLTESEQKALGRLCKKLGKGSDGEIRTGAGGKDATPPAPKEGKNDSNKHRYSTEQRAISDRDPLA
- a CDS encoding DUF6364 family protein, with product MQTKLTLRLDKTLIRKAKIWAKKRDISLSQAVAEFFSQVAEEEKGKTPELSPWTRRLSGAASGKGKPPTDEEIRRERLEALEAKHR
- a CDS encoding PIN domain-containing protein is translated as MRRVLYDVNVILDVLLNREPHYGASAGALEAVARGKVEGYIAGHAITTIAYLLQRQLGSSGSLAVLNELLSKMKIAPVTDSSIRRALISKIKDFEDAVSHAAAEEAGMTLIVTRNVRDFSKGTIPAVLPETFHIE
- a CDS encoding transglutaminase TgpA family protein, with the translated sequence MPFDKGARLLSHLTALACFSALIINNQFGWAWSATGVGLILASLYFILTDRPVRLSPFFWWGASVLFCLIFLVDLWLSGALLAACMHFLVYLMAYRLFHLEKSKDHLQLYLICFLQLLAASGAGSGFGYALSFVVSTALLIWGLVVQHLKKQEESRLPAMPARSFRSVVPFPLMMSIHLLSVGALLPTLLIFFLIPRIGIGLFQTGQASPQKISGFSEKVDLGSMGPVIRDLSLVMRVIPSGGEKDRPPYLRGMSFDAYDGKAWKNTFNRKAALPKRFDRGFEIGPEPSPSDPFQETILLEPIDTTVLFTVGSPTAVRGNFPSLLRDQPGSLYLPAVPRQRIEYEITAVHAFPSERDQSAARIDYPSDVREYYLSGGIDPRIVALAHEIADPFPTVFEKVRAIERHLRTEYTYTLEVAPSDRPPLEDFLFFQKKGYCEYYASAMVMMLRSVGIASRLVTGFLPGEWNEFGKYYLIRQSDAHAWVEVYFPGGRWLPFDPTPSVGQKVESPWTAMAAYVDWMQMKWERYIVRYSLRDQFALLEGTRSQVGRFSEGIGVWLFRARQSIEKVPVLGLVLGGAVVVLMALLYRSGWGWGGSIRRKSPKRGATVIYGRMLRLLEKRGLRKREDQTPLEFVETVRGKEGWPIDAVRKLTALYCEVRFGGKAFSSDDLRRAERLFAEIKAGI